One Coffea arabica cultivar ET-39 chromosome 5e, Coffea Arabica ET-39 HiFi, whole genome shotgun sequence DNA segment encodes these proteins:
- the LOC113722756 gene encoding protein JASON-like isoform X2 → MKFFSSTTRQRIPSSEEEAAEAEREAVVELEQKRSRRVGLAFFELKILCTRIMVAAMGCFFNCFGVNKDSSPSSGSNLEDSSSCATTPAVKVGSVTRNRSPLSSLLLAEDKDGTPCKLKEEQELGTPKPEIGLNLKELKDEAKFLKACGTLPETPVEIRQASEKWKDLSAQKGDHEHSKFRSWLTNTSAEKLNLEMNSDQPLTPTKHCERWMKLSDSLDHTPSSCLTEGLNAGRVSNSSVEGNETKNAGSVELIASPSHSLTGSSVPKDITPIIIGKNKSVRFDCDSDTSSVTTKSCPSETSSQSLKQSGSSSNLSIAKFSPYPTPLKLSDEMQTPGTVFPAYLDVMGQGKNTRIRSQYVYSVLNPAENMSQWKDLKNEDANDYQSSHSRQSCQEIDQETSASEVGTGRTSVGQELKVEASLSSWLRATFPNPDGPVVNNASSTSEKSQRGRTPGDRPILGMVAAHWNDDEHQVSPKWWDGNGIPNSTNKYKEDQKVSWHATPFEERLEKALSEETFNLQRNQTSGTPPPDFNETEEDDTALSQLQPSNHFKSVVSF, encoded by the exons atgAAATTCTTTTCTTCTACGACTCGGCAGCGAATTCCATCATCGGAGGAGGAAGCAGCCGAGGCCGAGCGAGAGGCAGTTGTTGAATTGGAGCAGAAACGAAGCCGTAGAGTGGGTTTAGCGTTTTTCGAGTTGAAGATTCTTTGCACTAGGATAATGGTGGCAGCAATGGGGTGCTTTTTCAACTGTTTTGGCGTTAATAAAGATTCTAGCCCTAGCTCCGGCTCTAATCTTGAGGATTCCTCTTCTTGTGCCACTACTCCAGCTGTGAAA GTTGGTTCAGTGACTCGAAATCGGAGTCCATTATCCTCATTACTACTGGCGGAAG ATAAGGATGGCACACCATGTAAGTTGAAGGAAGAACAAGAATTGGGAACACCAAAGCCTGAAATTGGATTGAATTTGAAAGAGCTCAAGGATGAG GCCAAGTTCCTCAAGGCTTGTGGAACATTACCTGAAACTCCTGTGGAAATTCGCCAAGCTTCGGAGAAGTGGAAGGATTTATCAGCTCAGAAGGGAGACCATGAGCATTCAAAATTCAGATCATGGCTCACCAACACATCTGCTGAAAAACTTAATTTGGAAATGAATTCTGACCAGCCTTTAACACCGACTAAACATTGTGAACGGTGGATGAAGCTTTCAGACTCATTGGATCATACACCCAGCAG TTGCTTGACTGAGGGGCTAAATGCCGGCAGAGTCTCTAATAGCTCAGTTGAAGGCAATGAGACCAAGAATGCTGGATCCGTCGAACTTATTGCTAGTCCGTCTCATAGCCTTACAGGTTCATCAGTTCCCAAGGATATCACTCCAATTATAATAGGCAAGAACAAGTCTGTTCGGTTCGATTGTGATTCTGATACTTCTTCAGTTACAACAAAAAGCTGTCCATCTGAAACATCTAGTCAGAGCTTGAAGCAATCTGGATCATCAAGCAATTTGAGCATTGCAAAATTTTCCCCTTATCCAACCCCATTAAAGCTGTCTGATGAGATGCAAACACCTGGAACAGTTTTCCCGGCGTATCTAGATGTTATGGGACAGGGGAAAAATACTCGTATCAGGTCTCAATATGTCTATTCTGTCTTAAATCCTGCTGAGAATATGTCTCAGTGGAAAGacttgaagaatgaagatgcTAATGATTATCAAAGCAGTCACAGTAGACAATCTTGTCAGGAGATTGATCAGGAAACTTCAGCGTCAGAAGTAGGGACAGGCAGAACGTCAGTTGGACAAGAGTTGAAGGTAGAGGCTAGCTTGTCCTCTTGGCTTAGAGCAACTTTCCCAAATCCTGACGGCCCAGTTGTGAATAATGCTTCCTCTACCAGTGAAAAATCCCAGCGCGGCAGAACTCCTGGTGATAGGCCCATTCTTGGGATGGTCGCTGCTCACTGGAATGATGATGAACATCAGGTTTCACCTAAATGGTGGGATGGGAATGGAATTCCCAATTCAACAAACAAGTACAAAGAG GATCAGAAAGTTAGTTGGCATGCAACGCCATTTGAGGAGAGATTGGAAAAAGCATTGTCTGAGGAGACTTTCAACTTGCAGAG GAATCAAACCAGCGGGACACCACCACCTGATTTTAATGAGACTGAGGAAGATGATACTGCTCTCTCCCAATTGCAGCCTTCAAACCATTTCAAGTCTGTTGTCTCATTTTGA
- the LOC113722756 gene encoding protein JASON-like isoform X1: protein MKFFSSTTRQRIPSSEEEAAEAEREAVVELEQKRSRRVGLAFFELKILCTRIMVAAMGCFFNCFGVNKDSSPSSGSNLEDSSSCATTPAVKVGSVTRNRSPLSSLLLAEEDKDGTPCKLKEEQELGTPKPEIGLNLKELKDEAKFLKACGTLPETPVEIRQASEKWKDLSAQKGDHEHSKFRSWLTNTSAEKLNLEMNSDQPLTPTKHCERWMKLSDSLDHTPSSCLTEGLNAGRVSNSSVEGNETKNAGSVELIASPSHSLTGSSVPKDITPIIIGKNKSVRFDCDSDTSSVTTKSCPSETSSQSLKQSGSSSNLSIAKFSPYPTPLKLSDEMQTPGTVFPAYLDVMGQGKNTRIRSQYVYSVLNPAENMSQWKDLKNEDANDYQSSHSRQSCQEIDQETSASEVGTGRTSVGQELKVEASLSSWLRATFPNPDGPVVNNASSTSEKSQRGRTPGDRPILGMVAAHWNDDEHQVSPKWWDGNGIPNSTNKYKEDQKVSWHATPFEERLEKALSEETFNLQRNQTSGTPPPDFNETEEDDTALSQLQPSNHFKSVVSF, encoded by the exons atgAAATTCTTTTCTTCTACGACTCGGCAGCGAATTCCATCATCGGAGGAGGAAGCAGCCGAGGCCGAGCGAGAGGCAGTTGTTGAATTGGAGCAGAAACGAAGCCGTAGAGTGGGTTTAGCGTTTTTCGAGTTGAAGATTCTTTGCACTAGGATAATGGTGGCAGCAATGGGGTGCTTTTTCAACTGTTTTGGCGTTAATAAAGATTCTAGCCCTAGCTCCGGCTCTAATCTTGAGGATTCCTCTTCTTGTGCCACTACTCCAGCTGTGAAA GTTGGTTCAGTGACTCGAAATCGGAGTCCATTATCCTCATTACTACTGGCGGAAG AAGATAAGGATGGCACACCATGTAAGTTGAAGGAAGAACAAGAATTGGGAACACCAAAGCCTGAAATTGGATTGAATTTGAAAGAGCTCAAGGATGAG GCCAAGTTCCTCAAGGCTTGTGGAACATTACCTGAAACTCCTGTGGAAATTCGCCAAGCTTCGGAGAAGTGGAAGGATTTATCAGCTCAGAAGGGAGACCATGAGCATTCAAAATTCAGATCATGGCTCACCAACACATCTGCTGAAAAACTTAATTTGGAAATGAATTCTGACCAGCCTTTAACACCGACTAAACATTGTGAACGGTGGATGAAGCTTTCAGACTCATTGGATCATACACCCAGCAG TTGCTTGACTGAGGGGCTAAATGCCGGCAGAGTCTCTAATAGCTCAGTTGAAGGCAATGAGACCAAGAATGCTGGATCCGTCGAACTTATTGCTAGTCCGTCTCATAGCCTTACAGGTTCATCAGTTCCCAAGGATATCACTCCAATTATAATAGGCAAGAACAAGTCTGTTCGGTTCGATTGTGATTCTGATACTTCTTCAGTTACAACAAAAAGCTGTCCATCTGAAACATCTAGTCAGAGCTTGAAGCAATCTGGATCATCAAGCAATTTGAGCATTGCAAAATTTTCCCCTTATCCAACCCCATTAAAGCTGTCTGATGAGATGCAAACACCTGGAACAGTTTTCCCGGCGTATCTAGATGTTATGGGACAGGGGAAAAATACTCGTATCAGGTCTCAATATGTCTATTCTGTCTTAAATCCTGCTGAGAATATGTCTCAGTGGAAAGacttgaagaatgaagatgcTAATGATTATCAAAGCAGTCACAGTAGACAATCTTGTCAGGAGATTGATCAGGAAACTTCAGCGTCAGAAGTAGGGACAGGCAGAACGTCAGTTGGACAAGAGTTGAAGGTAGAGGCTAGCTTGTCCTCTTGGCTTAGAGCAACTTTCCCAAATCCTGACGGCCCAGTTGTGAATAATGCTTCCTCTACCAGTGAAAAATCCCAGCGCGGCAGAACTCCTGGTGATAGGCCCATTCTTGGGATGGTCGCTGCTCACTGGAATGATGATGAACATCAGGTTTCACCTAAATGGTGGGATGGGAATGGAATTCCCAATTCAACAAACAAGTACAAAGAG GATCAGAAAGTTAGTTGGCATGCAACGCCATTTGAGGAGAGATTGGAAAAAGCATTGTCTGAGGAGACTTTCAACTTGCAGAG GAATCAAACCAGCGGGACACCACCACCTGATTTTAATGAGACTGAGGAAGATGATACTGCTCTCTCCCAATTGCAGCCTTCAAACCATTTCAAGTCTGTTGTCTCATTTTGA